From the genome of Astyanax mexicanus isolate ESR-SI-001 chromosome 3, AstMex3_surface, whole genome shotgun sequence:
caagtcacaAGTTTTAATTAAAGttataataaaacaaacacaaaagaaacaaatactaagacaataaaacacaacaaagaCAACAAGCTAGAAAACAACTACTaactaaaaaaactgaataataaaaaaaaaaaactataacaaaCCAGTGGTGATTGCAAACTCGAAACTCAAATTTTAACTGAAtcaattttctaattttttttcccattttctacccaaattacacggccaattacccaacccactcattagatcTCCCCTTATCagtagtgatgctccaacacaaggaggatgaagactaacacatgcctcctctgatacatgtgaagtcagactcagcctcttttcgaactgctgctgatgcagcattgccgagtagcatcacagcatagcactcggaggaaagcgcagcgacttctgagttctgatacatcagctcacagatgcagccttgtgctgatcaacatcactctaggagtgatgtgggaggaaagcgaggccaattttgctctctgtcagggctccagcagctgatggcaagctgcatgaacagttTTCAAACCGGCgctctcctgatcacagtggcaggaCTTATTTATACATTTACGACTGTAAATTTGAAGATGCTGTGATTTAGCTTACCTTGCTGATGCTGTAGGAGAATGCAGGAAAGATGGAGTAGAGCTGAGGAATGCTGCTCATGGAGCCCAGAGCTGTGGAGATGTTGATCACAGCTGCCTTACAGCAGGACATGCCTGGTTTATCACAGGATTTAGCTGCAGTGCGGAGATATGGCAAGAACCCCTAAAAGCAGAAGCATCAGATATGGCTAAcagtcagaggtgtcaagtacAAATgtagtacaaatactttgttacgttACTTACTTACTAAAAATAGATTTGTTCCTCCTATTTCATTTCCGCTTGTTTTCTTTCTGGCtcattattgtttaaaaaaactctATCCAGATATatttctccatccagatagagtgaatctgattgtggttggatgaaaaTTGTATAACCTAGGGATGACCATATTTTCATGTTTGAAAACCAGGACACACGGgaccggggggggggggtgctctaACAGTGATACTGCACTGTGATTGTTGAGGTGGGGTCGGGGGGGGGATAGGGGGTCTGGCGATGGATTATGgagcgaggtgtgtgtgtgctctaaaagcaagggcgtaggagcgggcttgatattgggggggacacatttgccaatatgaacccaagcccaccctatagtttcctagaacatttggggaaatttaattacaattaaattattattataaggtgattttacaacctaaacatgttactccaattTACTAATAATGTTACTCCACCTTACAGTTActaatgttagaaaaaattatgcatgcaatgtctgaattatatacgtatgaaaaaaatgatcagttataacctaatatttaaaataatataacagatttgtttattattattattattattattattattattatgtattggcatgtcaattctgttgtatatttacattttctcctgttttttttttttttgtaatgagaGCTCtttttaagatggtgtccttttatgtaaaagaatgtacactctaaaaaatagaggtacgatatgagtacttttttgtactcgaaggtacactctttataattgtaccctcaaaggtacaatactggtctttacagggtcagatttgttccctctgaagtacaaagtcatttctaacagcaataagtacaaatttgtaccatttaaccagccaaagggtacattcagtattctgcatcactgtactaataaactatatatatttaaattgcacatttttttatttgaaagccagacaattttgtatcatcaagtttttgagccatatttagttgatgataatgtttataatctttataatctttactgccacaaaaaccatgggtacaaaaaaggactttcactgaaaggtacttttttgtgcctcaatataaggtacagccccagcgacaagctttgtactcttttaagtacaaatctgtacttatatttcttagagtgtaactttccatagagatttttataaacctcagaacatgtggtcttactgtgaactacaaacagaagtcactttacagcagtatttctcaaccctgttcttacatattctactgcatattaacactgttctgcatgttctaaagctttctctgatttaaaggcatttaataaagtaagtggtggtttgatgtgtttaatacactgctggataaatttaggctccatagggagtTAAGGGgtttaaacaggtaaactcagtaaaggactgtttattagctgatcagctggatcaggtggaaaacactattttagggcagtgatcggggttaagaaactgctttaacctacaaacataaagtactgtactaaattctagctatccactacatctggcttctagataactagttagctaaatttaattttcgttcattatagctcacagtaagtcttgTAATCCTAAATtggaaaacacagtttgaaaatgaaatattgattagctatatagtttattttttctttaaccttgactcccaatctaggtaattctaaagttaaactcactaacacagctgcagtttattaatcacagtgagttttgtgttttgattcagagacgtgtatttttacccagctatcagaaacatatcatcacagttgaagtggttagcctaccgttccctttctgttagaaaaatctccgtatatccatctctgttttaaaatcagctgaagctgctgcagcccgatcccgctgctaaatctcacagcgagggggcggggcttccccaacagcacactgcctctaatccgcgtgccgcaaaaccagcaagctgattggctgtttgtactgagaggcgggacttaatacctgaaccggctccgtgattggtccggtctgtctcctcattaacagtacagctgatctgagcgaaacgatatcatttttgggggggacaaatcgacctgtttctaatattgcaCTGttacaggacatttcctcacttaaaaaaaaaaaaaaacgggacacCCAGGACAGgatgtgaaatacggacatgtcccgggaaatacggacgtttggtcaccctagtataaccctgctttaaaatgtatctctgcaactttatctctgatctgccTGGCGAGTTTTGTgttctttggtcttcatgatgctgtttgttcactagtgttctctaacaaaccactgaagccttcagagaaaagctgtatttatactaagaCAGCTGCAGGACTATAattgacttctgaaggcaattgattgcagtGGATTCTATTTaaggggttcagagtaaagggggctgaatatttttgcatgccacacttttcagatttgtatttgataaaaattttgaaaaccaagTACGATTTACCTCTTGCTTTAAGGTTGTGGTTGTAGATTGAAAAAAATGAACTTCAAGCCGCTGTACATAAACATTCATTTTAACCTCAATTTCCTCCAGTGCAAAAATCAAGAATACCAAACATGTTTTCACCAGTCTACTGACTACAGTCTACAGTCTACTGACGATTGATGGAAGTGTTAAATtcgattttttaataaaaagctcACTTTAAAAGCAAAATCTGACCCTGGATCAAAACCATCACTCTGAGAAATCTGAGGAATTATATTCTCTGGTTGTTACCTTGATGACATTCATGGGTCCCATAACATTGGTGCTGAAAGCGCTAAGCATGTTATCGTCGGTGGTGTCCTCCATGTTTCCAGCAGCCATCACACCAGCGTTATTCACCAGCACATTCAGACCCCTGCCCTTCAGCTTGGAACCCACCACCTTAGCAGATTCCTGGATGCTGCTGGGATCGGTCGCGTCTGCCAGAGCGAAAATGAAAGGAATATTTTGGAAAGTGGTGTTTTGATCACAGAGTTTTAGCTTTTAGATTCAAGCTGAGAAAAAAAAttcatgtatattattattatttttttttacattggtgaaacacagtggcttagtggttagtacCATAAAccttccagcactggggtctcgggttcaagtccctatctgggtaaaCTTTCTATATTCTCCCAGTGTCTGCTTGGGTTTTCTCCTGAGACACCGGTTTCCTCCcccagtccaaaaacatggagatcagttaAATTGGATTTTCTAAGAATTACCCAGAATGCTCTAAACTGATCTGTGTAAATCTATGTATGactggattggcactctgtcctggttAAAATGATGTAGTGCTGTAGCGCCcaaatgcagtcctccaggtggacggttgtttccggttgagagtacgctgcacgctattggctgctgcttctcaccggtatgtgggtgagtgctgagtgtaaatggttgtgtgtaaaaaaaacaatatggggatagaggaggaaaggaggggaagaaggaaataaggttagaagtaattagtgtgttagaggtgttaggagagtaagtgctctttgaagagctctgtcttcaggagtttcttaaagatagtgagagattctcctgatctggtagtagaaggtagttagttagaggcgttaggagagtaagtgctctttgaagagctctgtcttcaggagtttattaaagatagtgagagattctcctgatctggtagtagaaggtatttagttagaggtgttaagagagtaagtgctctttgaagagctcagtctttaggagtttcttaaagatgcTCCtggtttgttccaccattgggttggaactctgtatgagaacagtctggattgatttgtgtgaatgtttggtaaagcttgGCGACGTTTACTGGAGGAGCACAGCAGCTGGGAAGTAACATAAAAAATGGAATAATGATGAAAGTTTACCTAGACGAACAACAGTGATGATGTCTGGGTACTTTTTTACCAGATTCCTCAGTTCCTAAAAGAaaaccaaacacaccaaacacagtgTGAGTTCCACCACAGTGAGAGGACAGGTGTTTAAACCACAAACTGTTTTCAGCACAACACTCTCTATTATACCTAGTTTATACTACACACTCACTCAGTGATTACTTAGTCATGCAGAGTGAactgttgaaacaacgttgccatatcaaggttga
Proteins encoded in this window:
- the LOC111191911 gene encoding C-factor-like translates to MAEEKGERSILITGANRGLGFEMVRQLVEGPCKPRNVFAACRNPDGAQAEELRNLVKKYPDIITVVRLDATDPSSIQESAKVVGSKLKGRGLNVLVNNAGVMAAGNMEDTTDDNMLSAFSTNVMGPMNVIKGFLPYLRTAAKSCDKPGMSCCKAAVINISTALGSMSSIPQLYSIFPAFSYSISKAGLNMLTVCCSLDLKEDGILCTALHPGWVRTDTGGPQAPMEAKQSVEGLLKVMQTLTEKNNGGFLDYTGKTVPW